One Palaemon carinicauda isolate YSFRI2023 chromosome 4, ASM3689809v2, whole genome shotgun sequence DNA segment encodes these proteins:
- the LOC137639563 gene encoding uncharacterized protein produces the protein MGWGTTLEKGEILGLWEDHQKEWHINVNELVAIHLALMHFQEEVQNKLVQVNADNTTALAYIRKQGGTRLDSLYEAAKDLLLWAKARNITLITRFIEGEKNAGADLLRRGRQVLTTEWIVHHEVCSRLWNLWGEPFCDTENKKVTSLLLSNPRPGSSSSGRLPRGMGRTRYVRLPPFKILDRVMKKFRESNNARMTLIAPFWPMRPWITEVMEWLVDTSRSLPCRTDLLRQPHIERYHQNLLALNLTAFRLMKNWQERRAFRGKLQELSRERGGRPQSRCIILSGTCSENDAELTTFLLPVPL, from the coding sequence ATGGGGTGGGGTACAACACTGGAGAAGGGCGAGATCTTGGGTCTGTGGGAAGATCATCAGAAGGAATGGCATATAAACGTCAATGAGCTGGTGGCCATTCATctagcactaatgcacttccaGGAGGAAGTCCAGAACAAgttagttcaggtcaacgcagacaacaccacagcgttggcctacatcaggaaacagggaggcactcgtttAGATTCCCTTTATGAGGCAGCAAAAGATCTCCTACTGTGGGCAAAAGCGAGGAATATAACTCTGATAACCCGCTTcatagagggagagaagaatgCAGGAGCGGATCTTCTCAGAagaggaagacaggttctcacTACAGAGTGGATTGTACATCATgaggtgtgcagcaggctttggaatctgtggggagaaccGTTTTGTGACACAGAGAACAAAAAGGTTACCAGTTTATTGCTCTCCaatcccagaccaggaagcagtagCAGTGGACGCCTTCCTCGTGGAATGGGTAGGACTAGATACGTACGTCttcccccattcaagatcctagacagagtcATGAAGAAGTTCAGAGAGTCaaacaacgcccgcatgaccctgatagctccgttttggcccatgagaccctggatcacagaagtgatggagtggctagtagacaccTCCAGATCGTTACCTTGTCGGaccgatctactcagacagccacacatagagagataccatcaaaatctcctcgctctcaatctaactgcctttcgactaatgaaaaactggcaagagcgaagggcttttcgaggGAAGTTGCAAGAGCTATCGCGAGAGCGAGGAGGACGTCCACAATCAAGGTGTATCATTCTAAGTGGGACGTGTTCAGAGAATGATGCAGAATTAACAACATttcttct